One Gordonia mangrovi genomic region harbors:
- a CDS encoding ATP-binding cassette domain-containing protein yields MSSPTAPAVAPATPSTRDVAIEAVDLVKRFGDFTAVDGVSFTVPQGSVLGLLGPNGAGKTTTVRMMTTLSPPTSGTARVAGYDVIEQPDMVRRSMGLTGQAATVDEILTGRENLRMIGGLYGIGRKDLTRRSEQLLEQFSLSDAGDKQVKSYSGGMRRRLDLAVSLLAAPPVLFLDEPTTGLDPRSRTELWDVLRDLVREGTTLLLTTQYLEEADHLADKIVVIDKGAIIAEGTSLQLKEQAGAASLVLTVSDPADIPAAEALLRKTGGEVFIDEGARKLTTAADGLADLTRVVGWFDESGIAVDDLGLARPSLDDVFLSLTGHRAEDETSTEEEQNA; encoded by the coding sequence ATGAGCTCACCCACTGCTCCGGCGGTAGCGCCGGCCACCCCGTCGACGCGCGACGTCGCCATCGAGGCCGTCGATCTCGTGAAGCGTTTCGGCGACTTCACCGCGGTCGACGGCGTCAGTTTCACCGTTCCCCAGGGTTCGGTCCTCGGCCTCCTCGGACCGAACGGTGCAGGCAAGACCACCACTGTCCGGATGATGACGACGTTGTCGCCGCCCACCAGCGGTACCGCACGAGTCGCCGGATACGACGTCATCGAGCAACCCGACATGGTCCGGCGCAGCATGGGGCTGACCGGTCAGGCCGCCACCGTCGACGAAATCCTCACCGGCCGCGAGAACCTCCGGATGATCGGTGGCCTCTACGGCATCGGCCGCAAGGATCTCACCCGGCGATCCGAACAACTGCTCGAGCAGTTCTCGCTGAGCGACGCGGGCGACAAGCAGGTCAAGTCGTACTCCGGCGGCATGCGTCGTCGCCTCGATCTGGCGGTCAGCCTGCTGGCCGCCCCACCGGTGCTGTTCCTCGACGAGCCGACCACCGGACTCGATCCGCGCAGCCGCACCGAGCTCTGGGATGTGCTGCGCGACCTGGTCAGGGAGGGCACCACACTCCTGTTGACCACCCAGTACCTCGAGGAGGCCGATCACCTCGCCGACAAGATCGTGGTGATCGACAAGGGCGCGATCATCGCCGAAGGCACATCGCTGCAGCTGAAGGAACAGGCCGGGGCCGCGAGCCTCGTGCTGACCGTCTCCGACCCAGCCGACATCCCCGCCGCCGAGGCGCTGCTACGCAAGACCGGCGGCGAGGTCTTCATCGACGAGGGCGCCCGCAAACTCACCACCGCGGCCGACGGGCTGGCCGACCTCACCCGCGTCGTCGGGTGGTTCGACGAGAGCGGCATCGCTGTCGACGATCTCGGCCTCGCACGGCCCAGCCTCGACGACGTGTTCCTGTCCCTCACCGGCCACCGCGCCGAAGACGAAACCTCCACCGAAGAGGAGCAGAACGCATGA
- a CDS encoding TOBE domain-containing protein, translated as MSMIRIRDAAVLLGVSDDTVRRWVSAGQLSTSGSRQGVATVDGAQLAALARDRARRPPDDGSAVLRSARNRFTGLVTEVIADGVMAQVSMQCGPFEVTSLMSSEAARELALQPGVVATAVVKATTVIVERRAD; from the coding sequence GTGTCGATGATCCGGATCAGAGATGCTGCCGTACTGCTGGGTGTCAGTGATGACACCGTGCGCCGATGGGTGAGCGCCGGGCAACTGAGCACCTCCGGTAGCCGGCAGGGAGTGGCGACTGTCGACGGCGCCCAACTGGCCGCCCTCGCGCGCGACCGCGCGCGACGCCCACCCGACGACGGCAGCGCGGTGCTGCGTTCGGCACGCAACCGCTTCACCGGGCTCGTGACCGAGGTGATCGCCGACGGCGTGATGGCGCAGGTCAGCATGCAATGTGGGCCGTTCGAGGTCACGTCCCTGATGAGCTCGGAGGCGGCGCGGGAACTGGCGCTGCAGCCGGGCGTGGTGGCCACGGCGGTGGTCAAGGCGACCACCGTGATCGTGGAGCGACGGGCCGACTGA
- the modA gene encoding molybdate ABC transporter substrate-binding protein — protein sequence MRFSGLVGRGCAVIGVSLCVVAGSVACSNDGTGSHTVLDVYAAASLEQAFTEIADLYERAHDGVDVRLNFAGSSALVTQIEQGADADVIATADESTMQRLGDTAVDPTIFATNTLVIVTASGNPTNIDGFESLTNPDISTVVCAVEVPCGAATAQVERDTGIELSPVSEETSVSAVLAKVTSGQADAGLVYVTDAKNAGNGISAVGDPAFATVVNSYPIATLRDAAHAEDAQMFVSMVLGQTGGEVLGAAGFNPPA from the coding sequence GTGAGATTTTCGGGACTCGTTGGCCGAGGGTGTGCGGTCATCGGTGTGTCGCTGTGTGTCGTCGCGGGAAGTGTGGCCTGTTCGAATGACGGCACCGGTTCGCACACGGTCCTCGACGTCTATGCCGCGGCATCGTTGGAACAGGCCTTCACCGAGATCGCGGACCTGTACGAGAGGGCACACGACGGCGTGGACGTGCGGCTCAACTTCGCCGGATCGTCGGCGCTGGTGACCCAGATCGAGCAGGGCGCAGACGCCGACGTGATCGCCACCGCGGATGAATCGACGATGCAGCGTCTCGGGGACACCGCGGTCGATCCGACGATCTTCGCGACCAACACCCTGGTCATCGTCACCGCGTCGGGCAATCCGACGAACATCGACGGGTTCGAGAGCCTCACCAACCCGGACATCTCGACCGTGGTGTGCGCCGTCGAGGTCCCCTGCGGTGCCGCGACCGCCCAGGTGGAACGCGACACGGGCATCGAACTGTCGCCGGTCAGCGAGGAGACCTCGGTCAGCGCGGTGCTCGCGAAGGTCACCTCCGGTCAGGCCGACGCCGGGCTGGTGTATGTCACCGACGCCAAGAACGCCGGAAACGGGATCTCCGCGGTCGGCGACCCGGCCTTTGCCACCGTGGTGAACTCCTATCCCATCGCGACGCTGCGGGACGCGGCGCACGCAGAGGACGCGCAGATGTTCGTCAGCATGGTCCTCGGCCAGACCGGTGGGGAAGTGCTCGGCGCCGCCGGTTTCAACCCACCGGCCTGA
- a CDS encoding ABC transporter permease encodes MRRIPRWLYAPALLGMAFILIGPVALVIRMPWHDFVASVTAEASVDALRLAVVTALTSTVLCLLVGVPMAVVFARSDGIIVRVIRAFVLLPLVLPPVVGGLALIYALGRNGLVGQYLDDAGITIAFTTTAVIVAQTFVALPFLVISVEGALRSTDGEYEQIAATLGAGPTRTLWKVTLPLVVPSLLAGTVLAFARALGEFGATITFAGNLPGTTQTAPLRIYLDAINDPAQALPLALVLMVVALVVVVAVHLRPSRTAA; translated from the coding sequence ATGCGCCGGATACCGCGGTGGCTCTATGCGCCGGCTCTGCTCGGGATGGCATTCATCCTGATCGGTCCGGTCGCGCTGGTGATCCGGATGCCGTGGCACGACTTCGTCGCATCCGTGACCGCGGAGGCCTCTGTCGATGCCTTGCGGTTGGCGGTGGTGACGGCGTTGACCAGTACGGTGCTGTGTCTGCTGGTCGGGGTACCGATGGCGGTGGTGTTCGCCCGATCCGACGGGATCATCGTGCGCGTGATCCGGGCGTTCGTGCTGTTGCCGTTGGTGTTACCCCCGGTCGTCGGTGGGCTGGCGCTGATCTATGCGCTCGGCCGCAATGGCCTCGTGGGTCAGTACCTCGACGACGCCGGGATCACCATCGCCTTCACGACGACGGCGGTGATCGTGGCCCAGACCTTCGTGGCACTGCCGTTCCTCGTGATCAGTGTGGAGGGGGCGCTGCGTTCCACCGACGGCGAGTACGAGCAGATCGCCGCCACGCTGGGTGCGGGCCCGACCCGGACATTGTGGAAAGTGACACTGCCGCTGGTGGTTCCCTCGCTGCTGGCCGGTACCGTGCTGGCGTTCGCCCGCGCGCTCGGCGAGTTCGGCGCCACCATCACGTTCGCCGGCAACCTGCCCGGCACCACCCAGACCGCGCCGCTACGGATCTACCTCGACGCGATCAACGATCCGGCGCAGGCGTTGCCGTTGGCACTGGTGCTGATGGTGGTCGCGCTGGTCGTGGTGGTCGCGGTGCATCTGCGGCCGAGTCGGACGGCGGCCTGA
- a CDS encoding sulfate/molybdate ABC transporter ATP-binding protein — protein sequence MGGLSARVRVANPSVSVDLDVAAGSTLAVMGPNGAGKSTALSVLAGLRRTADSTVLVGDRMLQDARQFVAPHRRSMALLAQRPRLFPHLSVRRNVAFGPSAARLGRTEIAARTEHWLRVVGVDDLADRMPGELSGGQAQRVALARALAVQPDVLLLDEPFAALDISVAQQIRSLLRDLLAERRGATVLVTHDLIDAVALARDVVVLDHGRVVDEGRTADVLTRPGHPFTASLSGLNLFVGRFDTDAVDDGAGRRVVGVAADDLGDGQACAAAFSPRAVAVYLKAPHGSPRTELRAQVTDVLPRGDHAVVRALCGDQVVDAEVTWSAVTDLGMAPGLEVTLVVKASEVRIYRVPPATGPS from the coding sequence ATGGGCGGATTGTCGGCGCGGGTGCGCGTGGCCAACCCCTCGGTTTCAGTGGATCTCGATGTTGCCGCCGGCTCCACGCTGGCGGTGATGGGGCCGAACGGAGCAGGCAAGAGCACCGCGCTGTCGGTACTGGCGGGGCTGCGACGGACCGCCGATTCGACTGTGTTGGTGGGGGACCGGATGCTGCAGGACGCCCGGCAGTTCGTGGCGCCACATCGTCGCTCGATGGCGCTACTCGCGCAACGACCACGCCTGTTCCCGCATCTGAGCGTGCGCCGCAACGTGGCTTTCGGGCCGTCCGCCGCGCGATTGGGGCGGACCGAGATCGCGGCCCGGACCGAGCATTGGCTGCGTGTGGTGGGGGTCGACGACCTTGCCGACCGCATGCCCGGCGAGCTGTCCGGCGGTCAGGCGCAGCGGGTGGCGCTGGCCCGCGCACTCGCGGTGCAACCCGACGTGCTGTTGCTCGACGAACCGTTCGCGGCCCTGGATATCTCGGTGGCGCAGCAGATCCGATCGCTGCTACGGGATCTGCTCGCGGAGCGTCGCGGCGCCACCGTGCTGGTCACCCATGATCTGATCGATGCCGTCGCGCTGGCCCGTGACGTTGTCGTCCTCGACCATGGTCGGGTCGTCGACGAAGGGCGGACCGCCGACGTGCTCACCCGGCCGGGGCATCCGTTCACCGCCTCGCTGTCCGGGTTGAATCTCTTCGTCGGACGGTTCGATACCGATGCCGTCGACGACGGTGCCGGCCGGCGGGTGGTCGGTGTCGCCGCCGATGATCTCGGTGACGGGCAGGCGTGCGCCGCCGCCTTCTCGCCGCGGGCGGTGGCCGTCTATCTGAAAGCGCCGCACGGTAGTCCGCGGACCGAGCTGCGCGCACAGGTCACCGATGTGCTACCTCGCGGCGACCACGCGGTGGTGCGTGCGCTGTGCGGTGATCAGGTCGTGGACGCAGAGGTCACCTGGTCGGCGGTGACCGACCTCGGTATGGCCCCCGGGCTGGAGGTCACGTTGGTGGTGAAGGCCAGTGAGGTGCGGATCTACCGTGTGCCGCCGGCGACCGGTCCGTCGTAG
- a CDS encoding adenylate/guanylate cyclase domain-containing protein, protein MTAPGTGEPRYTRDELVAELGLSPEYAEKIWNAFGFARTSTPDKIFTEADLDALRLFADSENTMPQTAQVATARAIGQTMARLADWQADQLREFDRDPDVPFTIDQMSAALGQVQQLIWRRHLALALDHGVELESDESHDLVVGFADIVGYTSLSRRIALDELEQLLESFEENAFEIIVANGGHVIKTLGDAVMFTAHHPSEAAAIAIAIHRLSESDDIPPLRVGLARGRVLSRLGDVFGEPVNIAARLAGSARPGTILVDDAVAIGLVEDERFYLRSIPSLNVRGYRRLKAKTLEANKYYDGPVAGGTR, encoded by the coding sequence ATGACCGCACCGGGCACCGGCGAGCCCCGCTACACCCGCGACGAGCTCGTCGCCGAGCTGGGGTTGAGCCCCGAGTACGCCGAGAAGATCTGGAACGCCTTCGGTTTCGCGCGGACCTCGACGCCGGACAAGATCTTCACCGAGGCCGATCTCGACGCGTTGCGATTGTTCGCCGACTCCGAGAACACGATGCCGCAGACCGCGCAGGTGGCCACCGCGCGGGCCATCGGCCAGACGATGGCCCGCCTGGCGGACTGGCAGGCCGACCAACTCCGCGAGTTCGACCGCGACCCCGACGTCCCGTTCACCATCGACCAGATGTCGGCAGCGCTCGGGCAGGTGCAACAGCTGATCTGGCGCCGGCACCTGGCCCTGGCTCTCGACCACGGCGTGGAACTCGAGTCCGACGAGAGCCACGATCTGGTGGTGGGGTTCGCCGACATCGTCGGCTACACCAGTTTGTCTCGCCGGATCGCCCTCGACGAACTGGAGCAGCTGCTGGAATCGTTCGAGGAGAACGCCTTCGAGATCATCGTCGCCAACGGTGGGCACGTGATCAAGACCCTCGGTGACGCGGTGATGTTCACCGCGCACCATCCATCGGAGGCCGCCGCGATCGCGATCGCGATCCACCGCCTCTCCGAGTCCGACGACATCCCGCCGCTGCGCGTCGGCCTCGCCCGCGGGCGGGTGCTGAGTCGGCTCGGCGACGTGTTCGGTGAGCCGGTGAACATCGCCGCACGGCTGGCCGGATCGGCCCGTCCCGGAACGATTTTGGTCGACGACGCGGTCGCCATCGGCCTCGTCGAGGACGAGCGGTTCTATCTCCGGTCCATCCCGTCGCTGAACGTCCGCGGATATCGACGCCTCAAGGCGAAAACCCTGGAGGCCAACAAGTACTACGACGGACCGGTCGCCGGCGGCACACGGTAG
- a CDS encoding acetyltransferase: MISVIEYAIVNLGAPATLRATTPSLDFTPPPAWYDLDTDRAHAASASRVLLRSETPTPPFVSNVAIQYFNLDTTQVIRLSEIDTTLDIAALGGATILGHETEYDGYLCSDEGIYTAADNNLRVRRSQLSYQTPDGSAALTIFTATTTLARWDTVETEIKEMEHQWLTTTIPTSGVN, from the coding sequence ATGATTTCCGTCATCGAGTACGCGATCGTGAACCTCGGCGCGCCCGCAACGCTGCGCGCAACGACACCTTCCCTTGACTTCACCCCACCCCCGGCGTGGTACGACCTCGATACTGACCGCGCGCACGCGGCCAGCGCGAGTCGCGTGCTCTTGCGCTCGGAAACACCGACACCGCCTTTCGTTTCCAACGTCGCCATCCAGTACTTCAACCTGGACACCACCCAGGTGATCCGTCTCTCCGAGATCGACACCACACTCGACATCGCCGCTCTCGGCGGGGCGACGATACTCGGGCACGAGACCGAGTACGACGGCTACCTCTGCTCGGACGAAGGTATCTACACCGCCGCCGACAACAACCTGCGTGTCAGACGATCGCAACTGAGTTATCAAACACCCGACGGAAGCGCAGCGCTCACAATTTTCACCGCCACAACCACGTTGGCCCGATGGGACACCGTAGAAACCGAGATCAAGGAAATGGAGCACCAGTGGCTGACGACGACGATCCCAACAAGTGGCGTCAACTGA
- a CDS encoding TetR/AcrR family transcriptional regulator, which produces MRYGRLTMSPDKSSRRTRPADRKRQLVEQAAVLFADRGYTQVSLADIARAAGVTAPSVYRHFDDKQALLDAAVLAGVDDLETCTDRALARPDATDPTELIAAVCSLGVRRPQSTSLWRWASQHLTDEQNREVVLRTRAILHRWGAALAEGTDLSEREAVTLAWAVLSVAGSLSVHNTRLSTTRALTEIDRLVRRVIALRPASAPPLPPSPPPGAGVPTRRDEILDAAAALFAERGYSGVGVDDIGGAVGITGPSVYKHFSSKLAILSGIGQRSATRLEAGVMAAYASTSDPAKLLALLVDSYVNVITSTPDLSVSFNNAYALAGQPNAADLVDVQRKYVARWVDLLMQADPELSREQAAVDVHASLSVVNDAIRMRRGMHRPEFGAEMAYLMKGVLGI; this is translated from the coding sequence ATGCGCTATGGTCGATTAACCATGAGTCCCGATAAATCGTCCCGGCGCACCCGGCCGGCCGACCGCAAGCGCCAGCTCGTCGAGCAGGCCGCTGTGCTGTTCGCCGATCGCGGGTACACCCAGGTGTCGCTGGCCGACATCGCCCGGGCGGCCGGAGTCACCGCACCGTCGGTGTATCGGCACTTCGACGACAAACAGGCACTGCTGGATGCTGCGGTACTCGCCGGGGTCGACGATCTCGAGACCTGCACCGACCGGGCGCTCGCCAGGCCGGACGCCACCGACCCGACCGAACTGATCGCGGCGGTGTGTTCGCTGGGCGTACGACGGCCACAGTCGACGTCACTGTGGCGTTGGGCCAGCCAACACCTGACCGATGAACAGAACCGCGAGGTGGTGCTGCGCACCCGGGCGATCCTGCACCGCTGGGGCGCGGCGCTGGCCGAGGGCACCGATCTGTCCGAGCGGGAGGCGGTCACGCTCGCCTGGGCTGTGCTGAGTGTGGCGGGCAGCCTGTCGGTGCACAACACCCGGCTCTCGACCACTCGCGCGCTGACCGAGATCGACCGACTGGTCCGCCGTGTGATCGCCCTGCGCCCGGCATCGGCACCGCCGTTGCCTCCATCGCCTCCGCCCGGCGCCGGAGTGCCCACCCGGCGAGATGAGATCCTGGACGCCGCCGCGGCCTTGTTCGCCGAGCGCGGGTACAGCGGCGTCGGCGTCGATGACATCGGCGGCGCGGTGGGCATCACCGGCCCCAGCGTCTACAAGCACTTCAGCTCCAAGCTGGCGATCCTCTCCGGAATCGGCCAACGCAGTGCCACCCGCCTCGAAGCCGGGGTGATGGCCGCCTACGCGTCCACGTCAGATCCCGCCAAACTGCTTGCGCTGCTGGTTGATTCGTATGTCAACGTGATCACCTCAACGCCCGATCTGTCGGTGTCGTTCAACAACGCCTACGCACTCGCCGGCCAACCCAACGCCGCGGATCTCGTCGACGTGCAGCGCAAATATGTGGCGCGCTGGGTCGACCTGCTGATGCAGGCCGACCCGGAACTCTCCCGCGAACAGGCGGCGGTCGACGTGCACGCCTCGCTGTCTGTGGTCAACGACGCGATCCGCATGCGCCGGGGCATGCACCGGCCCGAGTTCGGCGCGGAGATGGCGTATTTGATGAAGGGTGTGCTGGGGATCTGA
- a CDS encoding acetyl-CoA C-acetyltransferase — MADQAFIYEAIRTPRGKQRGGSLHSVKPVDLASGLINEVLSRHGSLDASEVNDVILGVVSPVGEQGGVISRTAAINSGLPENVPGTQIDRFCASGLEAVNLGASKIAGGFDDLVLAGGVESMSRVPMGSDGGALFTDPTTAYDGYIVPQGIGADLIATIEGFSREDVDGYAAESQARAEKAWTAGYFAKSVVPVRDINGVVVLDHDEHRRPGSTVESLGKLKAAFQGLADMAGFDDVILQKYPNVEKVNHVHTGGNSSGIVDGAGLVLLGTEEAGKRNGMTPRGRIVTFAQVGSEPSIMLTGPTPATELALKRAGMTVDDIDVFELNEAFASVVMKWMKDLKVPHEKVNVNGGAIAMGHPLGATGAMILGTCLDELERTGGRYGLVTLCIGGGMGIATIIERL; from the coding sequence GTGGCTGATCAAGCATTCATCTACGAGGCGATCCGTACGCCCCGTGGCAAGCAGCGCGGCGGCTCGCTGCACAGCGTAAAGCCGGTCGACCTGGCCAGCGGTCTGATCAACGAGGTGTTGTCGCGCCACGGATCGCTCGATGCGTCCGAGGTCAACGATGTCATCCTCGGTGTCGTCTCCCCCGTGGGTGAGCAGGGTGGCGTGATCTCGCGTACCGCCGCGATCAACAGTGGCCTGCCCGAGAACGTGCCCGGCACCCAGATCGACCGATTCTGCGCGTCGGGGCTGGAGGCCGTGAACCTCGGTGCATCGAAGATCGCCGGCGGATTCGACGACCTGGTGCTGGCCGGTGGTGTCGAGTCGATGTCACGCGTGCCGATGGGCAGCGACGGCGGTGCCCTGTTCACCGACCCGACCACCGCCTACGACGGCTACATCGTGCCGCAGGGTATCGGCGCAGACCTGATCGCCACCATCGAGGGCTTCTCCCGTGAGGATGTCGACGGCTACGCCGCCGAGTCCCAGGCGCGTGCCGAGAAGGCATGGACCGCAGGCTACTTCGCGAAGTCGGTGGTCCCGGTGCGCGACATCAACGGCGTCGTCGTGCTCGACCACGACGAGCACCGTCGTCCCGGCTCGACCGTCGAGTCGCTCGGCAAGCTCAAGGCCGCTTTCCAGGGTCTGGCCGACATGGCCGGCTTCGACGACGTCATCCTGCAGAAGTACCCGAACGTGGAAAAGGTCAACCACGTCCACACCGGTGGCAACAGCTCCGGCATCGTCGACGGCGCGGGCCTGGTGCTGCTCGGCACTGAGGAAGCGGGCAAGCGCAACGGGATGACCCCGCGCGGCCGCATCGTCACCTTCGCCCAGGTCGGCAGCGAGCCGTCGATCATGCTCACCGGCCCGACGCCGGCCACCGAACTCGCGCTCAAGCGCGCTGGCATGACCGTCGACGACATCGACGTCTTCGAGCTCAACGAGGCGTTCGCATCGGTCGTCATGAAGTGGATGAAGGACCTCAAGGTTCCGCACGAGAAGGTCAACGTCAACGGTGGCGCCATCGCCATGGGTCACCCGCTCGGCGCGACCGGTGCGATGATCCTCGGCACCTGCCTCGACGAGCTCGAGCGCACCGGTGGTCGCTACGGCCTGGTCACGCTGTGCATCGGCGGCGGCATGGGCATCGCCACCATCATCGAGCGTCTCTGA
- a CDS encoding 3-hydroxyacyl-CoA dehydrogenase NAD-binding domain-containing protein: MSDNMIAWEKDADGVVVLTMDDPNQGANTMNALYQESMAATVDRLEAEKDDITGVVLTSAKKTFFAGGDLKLMTSGHGDKTKEEVATEITNNTNGMKKVLRRLETLGKPVVAAINGAALGGGLEIALHTHHRVAADVKGVQIGLPESTLGLLPGGGGVVRTVRLLGIQNALMGVLLQGTRFNPTKAKETGLIDEVVGSIEELVPAAKAWIAANPEAAQPWDVKGYKMPGGTPTNPKLAANLPALPSLLRKQLKGANMPAPRAIMAAAVEGAYVDVDTADIIETRYFVSLVTGQVAQNMIKAFFFDLQHINGGGSRPEGYPKYTAKKVGVIGAGMMGAAIAYVSAKAGIEVVLKDIDIEAAKKGKGYSEKLEEKALAKGKTTQEKSDALLARIHPTVDPEDFKGVDLVIEAAFESVEVKNKVFAEIEDIVEPNAILGSNTSTLPITILAQGVKRQEDFIGIHFFSPVDKMPLVEIIRGEKTSDEVLAKVVDYTLQIRKTPIVVNDSRGFFTSRVIGTFVNEAIAAVGEGVEPAFIEHAGGKAGYPAPPLQLMDELTLTLPQKIRKETEAALKAEGKEVPQHGSFGVSDWMVENGRTGRKDGAGFYDYDENGKRGLLWPGMRDHFKSGSKVIPMEDMVERMLFAEALETVKCFDEGVLTSVEDANIGSIFGIGFPAWTGGVIQYINQYEGGLQGFVDRAKDLASKYGSNFEPPQSLVDKAARGEKF; the protein is encoded by the coding sequence ATGAGTGACAACATGATTGCCTGGGAGAAGGACGCCGACGGCGTCGTCGTCCTCACCATGGACGACCCCAACCAGGGCGCCAACACGATGAACGCGCTCTACCAGGAGTCGATGGCGGCGACCGTCGACCGGCTGGAGGCCGAGAAGGACGACATCACCGGTGTCGTGCTCACCTCGGCGAAGAAGACCTTCTTCGCCGGCGGGGACCTCAAGCTGATGACCAGCGGACACGGCGACAAGACCAAGGAAGAGGTCGCCACCGAGATCACCAACAACACCAACGGCATGAAGAAGGTGTTGCGTCGTCTCGAGACTCTCGGCAAGCCGGTCGTCGCGGCCATCAACGGTGCCGCTCTCGGCGGTGGCCTGGAGATCGCGCTGCACACCCACCACCGCGTGGCCGCGGACGTCAAGGGTGTCCAGATCGGTCTGCCCGAGTCCACCCTCGGCCTGCTCCCCGGTGGCGGCGGCGTGGTCCGCACCGTCCGTCTGCTCGGCATCCAGAACGCGTTGATGGGTGTCCTGCTGCAGGGCACCCGGTTCAACCCGACCAAGGCCAAGGAAACCGGTCTGATCGACGAGGTCGTCGGCTCCATCGAGGAATTGGTGCCCGCCGCCAAGGCCTGGATCGCCGCGAACCCCGAGGCCGCGCAGCCGTGGGATGTCAAGGGCTACAAGATGCCCGGCGGCACCCCGACCAACCCGAAGCTGGCCGCGAACCTGCCGGCATTGCCGTCGTTGCTGCGTAAGCAGCTCAAGGGCGCGAACATGCCGGCCCCGCGCGCCATCATGGCCGCCGCGGTCGAGGGTGCCTACGTCGACGTCGACACCGCCGACATCATCGAGACGCGCTACTTCGTCTCGCTGGTCACCGGCCAGGTCGCGCAGAACATGATCAAGGCGTTCTTCTTCGACCTGCAGCACATCAACGGTGGCGGATCGCGTCCGGAGGGCTACCCCAAGTACACCGCCAAGAAGGTCGGTGTCATCGGTGCGGGCATGATGGGTGCCGCTATCGCCTACGTGTCGGCCAAGGCCGGCATCGAGGTCGTGCTCAAGGACATCGACATCGAGGCCGCGAAGAAGGGCAAGGGCTACTCCGAGAAGCTCGAGGAGAAGGCACTCGCCAAGGGCAAGACCACGCAGGAGAAGAGCGACGCGCTGCTCGCCCGGATCCACCCGACCGTCGACCCCGAGGACTTCAAGGGTGTCGACCTCGTCATCGAGGCCGCCTTCGAGTCGGTCGAGGTGAAGAACAAGGTCTTCGCCGAGATCGAGGACATCGTCGAGCCGAACGCCATCCTGGGTTCCAACACCTCGACGCTGCCGATCACCATCCTCGCGCAGGGCGTCAAGCGCCAGGAAGACTTCATCGGCATCCACTTCTTCTCGCCGGTCGACAAGATGCCGCTGGTGGAGATCATCCGCGGTGAGAAGACCTCCGACGAGGTGCTCGCCAAGGTCGTCGACTACACCCTGCAGATCCGCAAGACCCCGATCGTGGTGAACGACAGCCGTGGCTTCTTCACCAGCCGCGTCATCGGCACTTTCGTCAACGAGGCGATCGCCGCCGTCGGCGAGGGCGTCGAGCCGGCCTTCATCGAGCACGCGGGCGGCAAGGCCGGTTACCCGGCTCCGCCGCTGCAGCTGATGGACGAGCTGACCCTGACCCTGCCGCAGAAGATCCGCAAGGAGACCGAGGCAGCGCTCAAGGCCGAGGGCAAAGAGGTCCCGCAGCACGGTTCGTTCGGCGTCAGCGACTGGATGGTCGAGAACGGACGCACCGGCCGTAAGGACGGCGCGGGCTTCTACGACTACGACGAGAACGGCAAGCGTGGCCTGCTATGGCCGGGTATGCGTGACCACTTCAAGTCGGGCAGCAAGGTCATCCCGATGGAGGACATGGTCGAGCGCATGCTCTTCGCCGAGGCCCTCGAGACGGTGAAGTGCTTCGACGAGGGTGTGCTCACCTCCGTCGAGGACGCCAACATCGGTTCGATCTTCGGCATCGGTTTCCCGGCGTGGACCGGTGGTGTCATCCAGTACATCAACCAGTACGAGGGTGGACTGCAGGGCTTCGTCGACCGTGCCAAGGACCTGGCGAGCAAGTACGGCAGCAACTTCGAGCCGCCGCAGAGCCTGGTGGACAAGGCAGCCCGTGGTGAGAAGTTCTAG